In a genomic window of Shouchella clausii:
- the hxlB gene encoding 6-phospho-3-hexuloisomerase: protein MNTTEYLKAIIQELHGTVQAISETEADQLVEAIFKAKKVFVTGAGRSGFMGKSFVMRMMHMGIDAYAVGETVTANLEEGDLLIVGTGSGETKTLIPIIEKAKSLGGAVAAVTLSPESTIGKLADLKVILPGAPKDREEDSQYETIQPMGSLFEQTSLLFYDAVILRFMEKRELNSKQMYGKHANLE from the coding sequence ATGAACACCACTGAGTATCTTAAGGCGATTATTCAGGAGCTCCATGGAACGGTGCAAGCCATCTCTGAGACGGAGGCTGACCAGCTAGTCGAAGCCATTTTTAAAGCGAAAAAAGTCTTTGTAACGGGGGCTGGTCGTTCTGGCTTTATGGGCAAATCGTTTGTCATGCGCATGATGCATATGGGCATTGATGCTTATGCAGTCGGGGAGACAGTGACAGCGAATCTTGAAGAAGGTGACCTACTGATAGTTGGGACCGGCTCAGGAGAAACGAAGACCTTGATTCCAATCATAGAAAAAGCGAAAAGTTTGGGCGGTGCAGTCGCTGCAGTGACACTATCTCCAGAATCTACGATTGGAAAACTTGCAGATTTAAAGGTGATCCTACCAGGAGCACCAAAGGATCGAGAAGAAGACAGCCAATACGAAACCATTCAACCAATGGGCTCACTTTTTGAACAAACCTCTCTTCTTTTCTATGATGCAGTGATTTTGCGTTTTATGGAGAAACGAGAGCTGAACTCAAAGCAAATGTATGGCAAGCACGCCAATCTAGAATAA
- a CDS encoding diacylglycerol/lipid kinase family protein, whose amino-acid sequence MPRYEKAILLYNRNAGQGDVNELLQQTLATLAPEVIELTLIQTQAPGEAKQRCKQLPEDIELLIIVGGDGTVHECVNGLMAGNNQPTVAIVPAGTCNDLARGLQIPTVDDALTAAVNGTTVAIDIGQQNDSYFANFSGVGMIVEASKEIEAETKARFGKLGYIISAIRSIKEPKPFSYTITTAKGETYSGDAVMILAMNGQYIGTIGLFLKDISLSDGKLHLFIVKEAGFTLLKNMYSHAFTDENWLNDAEGIEALELNQFTLTCRQTLDVDSDGEINEQTPVSYTLHQQALAFITGQQEKD is encoded by the coding sequence ATGCCCCGTTACGAAAAAGCCATTCTGCTCTACAATAGGAACGCAGGGCAAGGAGACGTCAACGAACTGCTGCAACAAACATTGGCAACACTCGCCCCTGAAGTAATAGAGCTGACATTGATCCAGACGCAAGCGCCAGGCGAAGCAAAACAACGATGCAAACAGTTGCCTGAGGACATCGAACTATTGATCATTGTTGGCGGCGACGGCACCGTCCATGAATGCGTCAACGGGTTGATGGCAGGAAACAACCAACCAACTGTGGCAATTGTGCCAGCTGGCACGTGCAATGACTTGGCTAGAGGCTTGCAAATTCCTACAGTAGACGACGCCCTCACGGCAGCTGTAAACGGCACAACTGTTGCGATTGACATCGGCCAACAAAACGACAGCTACTTTGCCAACTTTTCTGGAGTAGGCATGATTGTCGAGGCTTCAAAAGAAATAGAAGCAGAAACAAAAGCACGTTTTGGAAAACTTGGGTATATTATCAGCGCAATTCGATCGATCAAAGAACCAAAACCATTTTCGTACACGATCACAACAGCAAAAGGAGAAACATATAGCGGCGATGCCGTTATGATCTTAGCGATGAACGGCCAATACATTGGCACAATCGGCCTATTCTTAAAAGACATCTCCCTATCAGACGGCAAACTTCATCTGTTTATTGTCAAAGAGGCAGGCTTCACGCTCTTAAAAAATATGTACAGCCACGCTTTCACCGATGAAAATTGGCTTAACGACGCAGAAGGGATCGAAGCACTCGAACTCAATCAATTTACGCTCACATGCCGCCAAACGCTCGATGTCGACAGCGACGGCGAAATCAATGAACAGACACCCGTCTCCTATACACTTCATCAACAGGCCCTTGCTTTTATTACAGGACAACAAGAAAAAGACTAA
- a CDS encoding DUF421 domain-containing protein, producing MEELISISGRTIIMFVAVLLFFRLTGKKDVGEVSVLDIIITIMVAELAVILIEDTKMPLIRGLTPIALLILLSRVFSYVQVKNQRFRDVVDGKPVLLIRDGVFIEENLLKQNYNIDDIMMQLRDKDIADIQEVDWALLESSGSLSVFKKDDNSPLSLPLIMDGILQHKHLDILDIPEEEVHQALRKEGIHDIRHVFYCSRFQGNFFIQKKNSANTD from the coding sequence GTGGAAGAGCTCATTTCCATCTCAGGACGAACGATCATTATGTTTGTTGCAGTCCTGCTTTTTTTCCGCTTAACAGGCAAAAAGGACGTCGGCGAAGTCAGCGTCCTTGATATCATTATTACGATCATGGTCGCAGAGCTAGCTGTCATTTTAATTGAAGATACAAAAATGCCCCTCATTCGCGGCCTTACACCGATTGCGCTGCTCATATTGTTATCCCGTGTTTTCTCCTATGTACAAGTCAAAAATCAGCGTTTCCGCGACGTCGTTGATGGCAAACCGGTACTGTTAATACGAGATGGCGTTTTTATTGAGGAAAATTTGTTGAAACAAAACTACAATATCGATGACATTATGATGCAGTTGCGTGATAAAGACATTGCCGACATTCAAGAAGTGGATTGGGCGCTGTTAGAGTCATCTGGTTCATTGTCTGTATTTAAAAAAGACGACAACAGCCCCCTTTCACTCCCGCTTATTATGGATGGCATCCTCCAACATAAGCATTTAGACATTCTCGACATTCCTGAAGAAGAGGTTCACCAAGCATTGCGCAAGGAGGGCATTCACGACATTCGCCATGTGTTTTATTGCAGTCGTTTCCAAGGAAACTTTTTCATCCAAAAGAAAAACAGTGCAAATACAGACTAA
- a CDS encoding flavin reductase family protein — protein MRLLRMDELSARDRYRWMSGAIVPRPIALVTTLTEKGGVVNAAPFSFFTMLASDPPLLSIAVGRREGQMKDTARNAVAMEEMVIHVVSEKIVADMNETAATLAPDESELERTSFHLTESVTVSVPAIKEARIRFECKLEFHLPTKNDAGELSFDLLIARVLAMHIAEDVVDQEANGVDMDALQPVARLAGPNYAGLGARYFLKRPK, from the coding sequence ATGCGTTTACTGCGAATGGACGAACTATCAGCAAGAGACCGCTACCGCTGGATGAGCGGGGCCATTGTGCCTCGCCCGATCGCGTTGGTCACGACGCTAACGGAAAAAGGAGGCGTGGTTAATGCCGCACCATTCAGCTTTTTTACGATGCTTGCTAGCGATCCGCCGCTTTTGTCCATTGCTGTAGGCAGGCGTGAGGGGCAAATGAAAGATACGGCGCGTAATGCGGTGGCCATGGAAGAAATGGTGATTCATGTCGTCAGTGAAAAAATCGTCGCCGATATGAATGAGACAGCAGCAACGCTTGCGCCAGATGAGAGTGAGCTGGAACGGACGTCTTTTCATTTGACGGAAAGTGTTACGGTCTCAGTGCCGGCAATTAAGGAAGCCCGTATTCGATTTGAGTGCAAGCTCGAATTCCACTTGCCGACCAAAAACGATGCGGGGGAGCTTTCATTTGATTTGCTTATTGCTCGTGTCTTGGCTATGCATATTGCAGAGGACGTTGTCGATCAAGAAGCGAATGGCGTCGACATGGACGCTCTTCAACCTGTTGCCCGATTAGCGGGACCGAACTATGCAGGGCTAGGCGCACGTTATTTCCTTAAGCGGCCAAAATAG
- the murB gene encoding UDP-N-acetylmuramate dehydrogenase — protein MKRYIEVCKPLWTLLPEGTIHENERLCKHTYTQMGGAADLFITPQSYEETQTVLKFAHEHRVPVTLLGNGSNVIVKDGGIRGITLSLKKLNTITCTGAELVAQTGATIIEASRRARDAGLTGLEFACGIPGTVGGAFYMNAGAYGGQIADVLESVLVLTEQGEFKTLSKEEFDFDYRKSVFSAKRYIALEGTFRLQTGDKAQIQAKMDELTIARETKQPLEYPSCGSVFKRPPGMFAGKLIQDSGLQGTRIGGAEVSKKHAGFIVNVDNATATEYMSLVRHVQQTVKDKFGVELETEVITIGEDLEEPVSD, from the coding sequence ATGAAACGATATATTGAAGTATGCAAGCCTTTATGGACGTTATTACCAGAAGGAACGATTCATGAAAATGAGCGATTATGCAAACATACGTATACGCAAATGGGCGGCGCAGCCGATTTGTTTATTACGCCCCAATCGTATGAGGAAACGCAAACCGTTTTGAAATTTGCCCATGAACATCGGGTGCCTGTTACGTTGCTCGGCAATGGGTCGAATGTCATTGTAAAAGACGGGGGCATTCGTGGAATTACATTAAGTTTAAAAAAACTTAATACGATCACATGCACAGGAGCGGAGTTAGTTGCGCAGACGGGAGCGACGATTATTGAAGCGTCACGGAGAGCCCGTGATGCGGGGCTGACTGGGCTTGAGTTTGCTTGTGGCATTCCCGGCACGGTAGGTGGTGCTTTTTATATGAATGCCGGCGCTTATGGCGGACAGATCGCCGATGTGCTTGAAAGTGTATTGGTGTTAACAGAACAAGGGGAATTTAAAACGCTCTCGAAAGAAGAGTTTGATTTTGATTACCGCAAAAGTGTGTTCTCAGCAAAACGTTATATCGCCTTGGAGGGCACTTTCCGACTGCAAACAGGCGACAAGGCGCAAATACAAGCGAAGATGGATGAGTTGACGATTGCGCGTGAAACGAAACAACCACTCGAATACCCTTCATGTGGTAGCGTATTTAAGCGTCCGCCTGGCATGTTTGCCGGCAAGCTGATCCAAGACAGCGGCCTCCAAGGGACACGCATCGGCGGAGCGGAAGTGTCAAAAAAACATGCCGGCTTTATTGTCAATGTTGATAATGCGACTGCAACAGAGTATATGAGCCTTGTCCGCCATGTTCAGCAAACGGTAAAAGACAAGTTTGGCGTTGAGTTGGAAACCGAAGTGATTACAATTGGTGAAGACCTCGAAGAACCTGTTAGCGATTAG
- a CDS encoding ABC transporter ATP-binding protein codes for MIKRFFSYYVPHKKLFFIDFFSAIVVAVLDLFFPIVVQWFINTLLPQQEWDKVVWVSGGLLLTYLISAYLQYNVNFLGHKLGIHIETDMRQDLFESIQRQSFRYFDNTKTGHIISRITNDLFDIGELAHHGPEDLFIALMTFVGAFGIMFYVNPTLAIVALVFVPFLIALITYTNIKMNQAWSKMYAEIGDVNARVEDSVSGMRVVQSFTNEAHEVEEFRKNNRRYQKAKVGGYKVMGYTSSGIFLATRLMILSVLLVGAWLLYTNSLDVGEFVLFILYINILFKPIEKISAILELYPKGMAGFKRFTEVLDTEVDIEDKPDAKVAPVLNGDIEFHNVTFSYENNRPVLNDLNLFIPAGKTVAFVGPSGAGKTTISSLIPRFYDVDSGAITINGTDIRDMTKKSLRSQIGIVQQDVFLFSGTLKENIRYGKLDASDEDIYRAAKLANLDGLIESLPEGYETQIGQRGLKLSGGQKQRIAIARTFLKNPPILILDEATSALDTETEALIQESLQELAADRTTLVIAHRLATIRHADHIVVVTKDGIAEQGNYEELVAKNGVFATLNNVQLTHV; via the coding sequence ATGATTAAACGTTTTTTTTCCTATTATGTACCGCATAAAAAGTTGTTTTTTATTGACTTTTTCAGCGCCATTGTCGTCGCTGTTTTAGATTTGTTTTTTCCGATTGTCGTCCAATGGTTCATTAACACGCTTTTGCCACAACAAGAGTGGGACAAGGTCGTCTGGGTTTCAGGGGGGCTGTTGCTCACCTATTTAATCAGCGCGTACTTACAGTACAATGTCAATTTTCTTGGGCATAAACTCGGGATTCACATTGAGACGGACATGCGCCAAGACTTGTTTGAAAGCATCCAGCGCCAATCGTTCCGTTATTTTGACAATACGAAAACTGGCCATATTATTAGCCGCATTACAAATGACCTGTTTGACATTGGCGAATTAGCGCACCATGGCCCAGAGGACTTATTTATTGCGTTAATGACGTTTGTAGGTGCTTTTGGCATTATGTTTTATGTGAACCCGACGCTGGCTATTGTAGCACTCGTATTTGTACCGTTCCTGATTGCCTTGATTACTTATACCAATATTAAAATGAATCAGGCATGGTCGAAAATGTATGCGGAAATTGGCGATGTCAATGCCCGTGTAGAAGACAGCGTTTCTGGCATGCGTGTTGTCCAATCGTTTACGAACGAAGCCCATGAAGTTGAAGAGTTCCGTAAGAATAACCGCCGTTACCAGAAGGCAAAAGTAGGCGGCTACAAAGTAATGGGCTATACCTCTTCGGGCATCTTTTTAGCAACGCGACTGATGATTTTATCTGTGCTCCTTGTCGGTGCATGGCTGCTCTATACTAATTCCCTTGATGTTGGCGAGTTTGTTCTCTTCATTCTCTACATCAACATTTTGTTCAAGCCGATTGAGAAAATTAGTGCGATTTTAGAGCTTTATCCAAAAGGGATGGCCGGCTTTAAACGTTTCACTGAAGTCCTTGATACAGAAGTAGATATTGAGGACAAGCCAGACGCTAAAGTGGCGCCTGTGCTCAATGGCGATATTGAATTCCACAATGTCACGTTCAGTTATGAAAACAATCGGCCGGTTCTTAACGATCTCAATCTCTTTATCCCGGCTGGAAAAACGGTCGCCTTTGTTGGTCCGTCTGGCGCTGGGAAAACAACGATTAGCTCGCTCATTCCGCGCTTTTACGATGTAGACAGTGGCGCTATTACCATTAATGGCACCGACATTCGCGACATGACGAAGAAGTCCTTGCGTTCGCAAATTGGCATTGTCCAGCAAGATGTCTTTTTATTTAGCGGCACACTAAAAGAAAACATCCGCTATGGCAAACTGGATGCAAGCGACGAAGACATTTACCGCGCCGCCAAGTTGGCGAATTTGGACGGGCTCATCGAATCGCTGCCGGAAGGCTATGAAACGCAAATCGGCCAGCGCGGCTTGAAGTTGTCTGGTGGACAGAAACAGCGGATTGCGATTGCGCGCACATTCTTAAAAAATCCGCCTATCTTGATTTTAGACGAGGCGACTTCTGCATTAGATACAGAAACAGAAGCGCTTATTCAAGAATCATTGCAAGAGTTGGCGGCAGACCGGACAACGCTTGTTATCGCCCACCGACTAGCAACGATCCGCCATGCCGACCATATTGTCGTCGTCACGAAAGACGGCATTGCCGAGCAAGGGAATTACGAAGAACTAGTCGCCAAAAATGGCGTGTTTGCGACTTTAAACAATGTCCAGTTGACACATGTGTAA
- a CDS encoding catalase encodes MDESKKSPSFGTNVTGQGDALDQRKAANEKDDTLTTRQGHPVKDNQNVRTVGNRGPMTLENYDFLEKISHFDRERIPERVVHARGAGAHGYFQSYGKVGDEPISKYTRAKVFTNTEVKTPVFVRFSSVIHGIHSPETLRDPRGFAVKFYTEDGNWDLVGNNLKIFFIRDPLKFPDMVHAFKPDPVTNRQSMERFFDFVSQSPESTHMITFVFSPWGIPANYRNMQGSGVHAYKWVNEEGKAMLVKYHWEPVQGIKNLTQKEAEQIQGKNFNHATQDLYEAIEKGDYPEWELYVQLMEDGEHPELDFDPLDPTKLWYKDQFPWHKVGKMVLNKNPENYFAEVEQAAFGTGVLVDGLDFSDDKLLQGRTFSYSDTQRYRVGPNYLQLPINAPKKRVATNQRDGQMTYHVDSPPGINPHVNYEPSVLNGLKEAEKVGPDHTPHVSGEVKYEAISRPNNFGQAGETYRRFSDWERDELIANLANALADVDKRIQKQMIENVTEADRDYGKRLEEAIKRVQESVDDKEGHAVKEAEQEGMPSDPY; translated from the coding sequence ATGGATGAATCAAAAAAGTCGCCTTCGTTTGGAACCAATGTAACGGGGCAAGGCGATGCGCTTGATCAGCGCAAAGCCGCAAATGAAAAGGACGATACATTAACCACCCGTCAAGGGCATCCCGTGAAAGACAATCAAAATGTACGCACTGTCGGCAACCGCGGGCCTATGACGTTAGAGAATTACGATTTTTTGGAGAAAATTAGCCATTTCGACCGGGAGCGTATTCCCGAACGAGTTGTCCATGCCCGCGGTGCAGGAGCACACGGCTATTTTCAATCGTATGGAAAAGTAGGAGATGAACCAATTTCCAAATACACAAGAGCAAAAGTGTTTACAAACACGGAAGTGAAAACGCCTGTATTTGTCCGGTTTTCATCTGTTATACATGGCATCCATTCCCCCGAAACACTTCGTGATCCCCGCGGCTTTGCGGTGAAATTTTACACAGAAGACGGCAACTGGGACTTAGTTGGAAATAACTTGAAGATTTTCTTCATTCGCGATCCGCTAAAATTTCCAGATATGGTCCATGCGTTTAAACCGGATCCAGTAACGAACCGGCAAAGCATGGAACGGTTTTTTGATTTTGTCTCGCAAAGCCCAGAATCGACCCATATGATCACGTTTGTGTTCTCCCCGTGGGGCATTCCGGCAAACTACCGGAATATGCAAGGATCGGGTGTTCATGCGTATAAATGGGTCAACGAGGAAGGGAAAGCGATGCTTGTCAAATACCATTGGGAGCCTGTACAAGGAATCAAAAACTTGACCCAAAAAGAAGCAGAGCAAATTCAAGGAAAAAACTTCAACCACGCGACGCAAGATTTGTATGAAGCAATTGAAAAAGGCGATTACCCTGAATGGGAACTTTATGTGCAATTGATGGAGGACGGCGAACATCCAGAGCTTGACTTCGATCCTCTTGACCCGACTAAGCTTTGGTATAAAGACCAGTTTCCTTGGCACAAAGTCGGCAAGATGGTGCTCAACAAAAATCCAGAAAATTATTTTGCGGAAGTGGAACAAGCCGCCTTTGGTACTGGCGTCCTTGTCGATGGCCTTGACTTTTCCGATGACAAACTGTTGCAAGGACGCACGTTCTCCTATTCGGACACGCAGCGTTACCGCGTTGGCCCGAACTATTTGCAACTGCCAATCAATGCCCCGAAAAAACGGGTAGCGACCAACCAACGAGATGGGCAAATGACATACCATGTCGATAGTCCTCCAGGAATCAATCCGCACGTTAACTATGAGCCATCTGTACTTAATGGTTTAAAGGAAGCAGAAAAAGTCGGCCCAGACCACACGCCGCACGTATCAGGCGAAGTGAAATATGAAGCGATCAGCCGCCCGAACAACTTCGGCCAAGCAGGGGAAACGTATCGCCGCTTTTCCGATTGGGAACGGGATGAGCTAATCGCCAATTTAGCTAATGCCCTGGCGGATGTCGATAAAAGGATCCAAAAGCAAATGATCGAGAATGTGACAGAAGCGGACCGCGACTACGGCAAGCGTCTAGAAGAAGCGATCAAACGTGTTCAAGAAAGCGTAGACGACAAAGAAGGACATGCGGTCAAGGAAGCGGAACAAGAAGGAATGCCATCTGATCCTTATTAA
- a CDS encoding DinB family protein, with amino-acid sequence MRSSYMEEHFHTLYKQRDEMSIAMEPFKGEEWKRPCKDKWSFGETYYHLFLMVKRFKQLNKLYLPLSKPIAAIMKNKPYETHSKDVYKQYHKKHHNPMKAPSVLIPPKEIQKNTSFPQLVTSIDAETKQLENMLDRIKDEIAGHIRYPDPIADYPNLIQSIHLLCIHENHHFQLCKKYYKFD; translated from the coding sequence ATGAGGAGCAGTTATATGGAAGAGCATTTTCACACACTTTACAAGCAAAGGGATGAAATGTCGATTGCGATGGAGCCTTTTAAAGGGGAAGAATGGAAAAGACCTTGTAAAGATAAATGGTCGTTTGGAGAAACGTATTACCATTTGTTTTTAATGGTGAAACGTTTTAAACAGCTAAATAAGCTGTATTTGCCATTGTCAAAGCCAATTGCCGCAATCATGAAAAACAAGCCTTATGAAACGCACAGTAAAGACGTATACAAGCAATATCATAAAAAGCATCACAACCCAATGAAAGCACCAAGTGTGTTAATACCGCCAAAAGAGATCCAAAAGAACACCTCATTCCCTCAATTAGTGACAAGCATAGACGCCGAAACAAAACAATTAGAGAACATGCTTGATCGAATAAAAGACGAAATTGCTGGCCATATTCGCTATCCAGACCCAATCGCCGATTATCCTAATTTAATACAAAGTATACATTTGCTTTGTATACATGAAAATCACCATTTTCAACTTTGCAAAAAGTATTACAAGTTCGATTGA
- a CDS encoding MFS transporter: protein MSIALKRRHHLVFLASVFCFWLCTYSYVPIFSLYLEQIPFTYAAIGIILGSYGITQVLLRFPLGVLLDSLRHLRKHFYVGGFVVAILSGIILLSSTSFAWVLTGRLLAGVTAAMWVMATIMYADYFDPGQSGRAMGTLQFLTVMPQFLSMVTAGILVEQFGWSIPFWVGIVAAGIGLLFALFIKEVPQEIENHRSQRLGKQVKAVLSIKHLLPLTFVSLFTHALLFISIFGFTPVYANAHGVREGQLIWLMAAFFIPHAAASLGVAFFNVSKRNEIRLIVLSLIVACFTFFCMPFATTLATISLLHGVIGLTVGVVLPLLLSQIASLPQPTLKTSVMGFYQSVYAIGIFIGPYGAGFVAEHIGIAHIFTLAGIVSLLALAITMPLLRRAKNETSKSDEAS from the coding sequence GTGTCTATTGCATTGAAACGAAGACACCATCTCGTCTTTTTGGCGTCTGTTTTCTGTTTTTGGCTATGCACTTACAGCTATGTGCCAATATTTAGCCTTTATTTAGAACAAATCCCCTTTACGTATGCGGCGATTGGAATTATTCTCGGCAGTTACGGCATTACGCAAGTATTGCTCCGTTTTCCACTTGGTGTCTTGCTTGATTCATTGCGACATTTACGCAAGCATTTTTATGTAGGCGGCTTTGTAGTCGCTATCCTAAGCGGAATCATCTTACTATCGTCGACTTCGTTTGCATGGGTTTTGACAGGACGTTTGCTAGCAGGCGTTACTGCTGCCATGTGGGTGATGGCGACAATTATGTACGCAGACTATTTTGATCCAGGCCAATCTGGCCGAGCAATGGGAACATTGCAATTTTTGACGGTCATGCCCCAATTTCTCAGCATGGTAACAGCCGGCATTCTCGTTGAACAATTTGGCTGGAGCATTCCGTTTTGGGTAGGAATTGTCGCGGCAGGAATCGGACTCTTATTTGCCCTCTTTATTAAGGAAGTGCCGCAAGAAATAGAGAATCATCGATCTCAACGTTTAGGGAAACAAGTCAAGGCAGTGTTGTCAATCAAACACCTGCTGCCGTTAACGTTTGTTTCATTATTTACACACGCTCTGTTGTTTATTTCTATTTTTGGGTTTACGCCTGTTTATGCAAATGCCCACGGCGTTCGTGAAGGCCAGCTTATTTGGCTAATGGCTGCTTTCTTTATTCCACACGCTGCTGCATCTTTAGGAGTTGCTTTTTTCAATGTTTCAAAGCGCAATGAAATTCGGTTGATTGTGCTCTCTCTCATTGTCGCTTGCTTCACTTTTTTTTGTATGCCGTTTGCTACGACACTGGCAACGATCAGTCTGTTGCACGGCGTTATTGGCTTAACAGTCGGCGTAGTATTGCCGCTTTTGCTCTCACAAATTGCTTCACTCCCGCAGCCTACCTTAAAAACGTCTGTTATGGGTTTCTACCAATCTGTCTATGCAATCGGCATTTTTATTGGCCCGTACGGCGCAGGCTTTGTTGCTGAACATATTGGCATCGCTCATATTTTCACATTAGCAGGAATCGTCTCGCTTCTCGCTTTGGCGATTACAATGCCACTTTTGCGGCGAGCCAAGAACGAGACGAGCAAAAGCGACGAAGCCTCTTAG
- a CDS encoding nicotinate phosphoribosyltransferase: MPQAKTIFDYIKPTDYRFVHICRRCDQPQFSNEREPAEACVRCGSDSFHVVPYYNPAQDYGLDVDYYAITMMYALWKEGLHKTQVVYDDFYRKAPFVKGVGDFSGELGGYVAFGGLGHLIETINNLHFSEADLDYLRQQPEGFEEAFLEDLRKLRFSGDMYAVEEGNLVFPNTPLIRLEAPVWECIWIEAMLLNIINAESLVLTKGSRIKTIAGKDGLLEMGKRRAQGRDASVYGAKMAYIAGFDATSNVKAGKQFSMPITGTQAHVYIMFHPSELEAFLAYANVFPQKTIPLLDTTDTLNSGLPHAITTARKLQEKGFEMTAVRLDSGDLAYLSKKVRKRLDEEGLEHVKIAATNDLDEYTIASLKQQGAQIDIWGVGTKFITAYDNPALGGVHKIVARRALPQELQAGIYNEDDWIPLIKISESIEKILNPGRKKVYRLFGPDGMAKGDYICLAHESLDGQSEIVLKHPTNPLKAKKIRDFEAVELHKQIFKQGKCVYAVPTLEEVRAYHQRQKNTFWEEYLRLEVPEVYPVSLSDELRNMKERLIEEKRQHDDV, translated from the coding sequence ATGCCACAAGCGAAAACCATATTTGATTACATTAAGCCGACCGACTATCGTTTTGTACATATATGCAGGCGCTGTGACCAGCCGCAATTTTCAAATGAACGAGAGCCAGCAGAAGCATGCGTCCGCTGTGGAAGTGACTCGTTCCACGTTGTTCCTTATTACAACCCAGCGCAAGATTATGGTTTAGATGTTGACTATTATGCGATCACAATGATGTATGCGCTGTGGAAGGAAGGATTGCACAAAACGCAAGTTGTTTACGATGATTTTTATCGAAAAGCGCCGTTTGTAAAAGGAGTTGGCGATTTTAGCGGCGAGCTTGGCGGTTACGTTGCTTTCGGTGGTCTTGGTCACTTGATTGAAACGATAAACAACCTCCATTTTTCGGAGGCTGATCTCGACTATTTGCGCCAGCAACCAGAAGGATTTGAAGAAGCGTTTCTTGAAGATTTGCGCAAATTGCGCTTTAGCGGTGATATGTATGCAGTCGAAGAAGGCAACCTCGTGTTCCCGAATACTCCCCTAATCCGCTTAGAAGCGCCGGTATGGGAGTGCATTTGGATTGAGGCGATGCTGTTAAACATTATCAACGCTGAGTCCCTTGTGTTGACGAAGGGATCGCGTATTAAAACCATTGCCGGAAAAGACGGCCTGCTTGAAATGGGAAAACGCCGAGCGCAAGGGCGGGATGCCAGTGTATATGGCGCCAAAATGGCATACATCGCAGGCTTCGATGCGACAAGCAACGTGAAGGCGGGCAAACAATTTTCGATGCCAATTACAGGAACACAAGCCCATGTATATATTATGTTTCATCCATCAGAGTTAGAGGCGTTTCTCGCTTATGCCAACGTCTTCCCACAAAAGACGATTCCTCTGCTCGACACGACCGATACGTTAAACAGCGGTTTGCCTCATGCGATTACGACTGCACGCAAGCTGCAAGAAAAAGGCTTTGAGATGACGGCTGTCCGCCTTGATAGCGGCGACTTGGCGTATTTGTCGAAGAAAGTGCGCAAACGCCTCGATGAAGAAGGGCTTGAGCATGTTAAAATTGCAGCGACCAATGATTTAGACGAATACACCATCGCTTCTTTAAAACAGCAAGGGGCACAAATTGACATTTGGGGCGTAGGCACAAAGTTTATTACCGCTTACGACAACCCAGCCTTAGGAGGCGTCCATAAAATTGTGGCCCGACGGGCGCTACCACAAGAGTTGCAAGCGGGTATCTACAATGAGGATGACTGGATTCCGCTTATTAAAATATCAGAGAGCATCGAAAAAATTCTCAATCCAGGCCGCAAAAAAGTGTATCGTTTATTCGGCCCAGACGGGATGGCAAAAGGGGACTACATTTGCTTAGCCCATGAAAGCCTGGATGGTCAATCAGAAATTGTCTTAAAACATCCGACCAATCCGTTGAAAGCGAAGAAAATCCGTGATTTTGAGGCAGTCGAACTCCATAAGCAAATTTTTAAGCAAGGCAAATGCGTGTACGCTGTCCCAACATTAGAAGAAGTGCGGGCCTACCATCAACGCCAAAAAAACACGTTTTGGGAAGAATATTTGCGCTTAGAAGTTCCGGAAGTGTATCCGGTTTCCCTTTCTGACGAACTAAGAAACATGAAAGAACGACTGATTGAAGAAAAACGGCAACATGATGATGTGTAA